The sequence CAATTGAAGAGCTGGTTCCTGAAAACCATTTACTTCGAAAAATAAATAAGTTTATCGACTTTTCATTTATTCGAGAGAAGACCAAGCATCTTTACTGTGAGAACAATGGTCGTCCAGCAATTGATCCAGTTGTTCTTTTTAAGATGTTATTTATTGGGTATATATTTGGAATTCGCAGTGAGAGGCGTCTTGTCAAAGAAATACAAGTCAATATGGCTTATCGCTGGTTTCTTGGTTTT comes from Maridesulfovibrio bastinii DSM 16055 and encodes:
- a CDS encoding transposase, with the protein product MLKKSDQKQVTVELVTIEELVPENHLLRKINKFIDFSFIREKTKHLYCENNGRPAIDPVVLFKMLFIGYIFGIRSERRLVKEIQVNMAYRWFLGF